From Phycodurus eques isolate BA_2022a chromosome 13, UOR_Pequ_1.1, whole genome shotgun sequence, a single genomic window includes:
- the LOC133411974 gene encoding C2 calcium-dependent domain-containing protein 4C-like: MWLLEKLRSKIESSGTQSQPPQTTEAIPVSVYANVLTPEKIPDFFIPPKLICCPPEESGSPKPQHCSALRPSSSDHVICVQSPRARSSKNPRSPRLFSRFGGDTRSLQKSANRHIIQIESADDPATGTSDTNTNADPQSQSAMSLPYVPKAQTSYGFSTLMESPHTRRKESLFHSGPSSPLTSPNSQRRSQGGTHLAPADTNPYRYFSGGETDTCSSAESSPFNSPLLSRSASLLRSITQETQAKVSRAKRSLARHSSLSTDDCSSADNSPNMQRRRTRCPSSPAVRKCKSGGLRGMTSDPLPREHTVNLHKGGTLRLSTHYDPEAARLRVRVLAAESIYGKQTDIKSINCCVALYLKPGKKQKQRSTIIKNSRNPVFNEDFFFDSLPQAQVKGLAMKIKVVNKGTSLKRDMLLGEREVLLSELLAGL; this comes from the exons ATGTGGCTACTGGAGAAGCTACGCAGCAAAATAGAGAGCAGTGGGACACAATCTCAGCCCCCGCAGACCACTGAGGCCATTCCTGTTTCTGTATACGCTAATGTGCTCACTCCCGAAAAGATTCCAGATTTCTTCATCCCCCCCAAACTCATCTGCTGCCCACCGGAGGAGTCGGGAAGCCCCAAGCCTCAGCACTGCTCTGCCTTGCGACCTTCCTCTTCCGATCACGTCATCTGCGTCCAGAGCCCCAGAGCTCGCAGCAGCAAAAACCCCCGCAGCCCTCGGCTTTTTTCCCGTTTCGGAGGGGACACACGCAGCCTGCAAAAGTCGGCGAACCGTCACATCATCCAGATAGAAAGTGCAGACGACCCGGCCACCGGGACTTCGGACACCAACACGAATGCAGACCCTCAATCGCAGAGCGCAATGTCTCTGCCTTATGTCCCCAAAGCCCAGACCTCCTATGGCTTTTCCACCCTAATGGAGTCTCCCCATACCCGGCGCAAGGAAAGCTTGTTCCACAGTGGCCCCAGCAGCCCTCTAACCTCCCCAAACTCCCAGAGGCGCTCCCAAGGGGGGACTCATCTGGCCCCGGCCGACACCAACCCCTACCGCTACTTCAGCGGTGGAGAGACTGACACCTGCTCGTCAGCGGAGTCGTCCCCGTTTAACTCTCCCCTGCTGTCCCGCTCGGCTTCTCTCCTGAGGTCCATCACACAGGAGACGCAAGCCAAG GTATCTCGTGCCAAGCGCTCCCTGGCCCGCCACAGCTCTCTTTCCACAGATGATTGCAGCTCTGCCGACAACAGCCCCAACATGCAACGCCGCCGTACGCGTTGTCCTAGCTCTCCCGCTGTCCGCAAATGCAAGAGCGGCGGCTTGAGGGGTATGACGTCTGACCCCCTGCCGCGTGAGCACACCGTCAATCTACACAAGGGCGGGACACTCAGACTTAGCACGCACTACGACCCAGAGGCGGCACGGCTGAGGGTTCGCGTTCTGGCGGCGGAGTCCATTTATGGCAAGCAGACAGACATTAAAAGCATCAACTGCTGTGTGGCGCTCTATCTAAAACCCGGCAAGAAGCAGAAACAAAGAAGCACTATTATAAAGAACAGCCGGAATCCTGTTTTCAacgaggactttttttttgactcGTTGCCTCAGGCGCAAGTCAAAGGTCTCGCCATGAAGATAAAGGTAGTGAACAAGGGAACCAGTCTGAAGAGAGACATGCTTCTTGGAGAGCGAGAAGTGCTGCTTAGTGAGCTGCTCGCAGGCCTGTAG
- the fem1a gene encoding protein fem-1 homolog A gives MDITAAVFNAARDGKLKLIQKLLSNKTPEELEALAEEKTQGGTPLLIASRYGHLEVVDYLLEHCKANVELGGSVNFDGETIEGAPPLWAASAAGHLPVVKTLLKHGASVNNATLTNSTPLRAACFDGHLEIVRYLVEHRADMEVANRHGHTCLMISCYKGHKEIAKFLLDRGADVNRKSVKGNTALHDCAESGSLDIMKMLLKCSARMERDGYGMTPLLAASVTGHTNIVEYLAHQPRTSREERIDALELLGATFVDKKRDLLGAMKYWRRAMELRQPGEQAGCLTKPPPGPPIPAYGCAQEVNSAEELEALITDPDEMRMQALLVRERILGPSHPDTSYYIRYRGAVYADSGNFERCISLWKYALDMQQSNLDPLSPMTASSFLSFAELFSFVLQDRAKGTLSTRITFHDLMTVLGKSVREVERAVAQKDNPPEAPQFTKALAIILHLIFLLEKLECNAQQEHQKKHTVYRLLKLNPRGRCGFTPLHMAVDKETTSVGRYPVGRFPSQAVAALLLECGADVDARDCENNTPLHIAACNSCPEIMALLMKAGAHFDATNAQRKAAYELLDEHNISHPALYPLNYITLQCLAARAVEKHRLPYRGLISEEMEAFIELH, from the coding sequence ATGGATATCACGGCGGCGGTGTTCAACGCGGCGAGAGATGGTAAGCTGAAACTTATCCAGAAGTTGCTGAGCAACAAAACTCCCGAAGAGCTTGAAGCTTTAGCCGAAGAGAAAACACAGGGAGGCACCCCTCTCTTGATAGCATCGCGGTACGGACATTTAGAGGTCGTAGACTACCTCCTCGAACACTGTAAAGCAAACGTCGAACTCGGGGGCTCGGTAAACTTCGACGGCGAGACTATCGAAGGAGCTCCGCCGCTGTGGGCGGCGTCGGCAGCCGGTCACCTCCCGGTGGTCAAGACTCTTTTAAAACACGGTGCCTCGGTGAACAATGCAACACTAACTAACTCCACTCCGCTGCGAGCTGCCTGCTTCGATGGCCACCTGGAAATTGTACGCTACCTGGTGGAGCACAGAGCCGACATGGAGGTGGCCAATAGACACGGCCACACCTGCCTCATGATCTCCTGCTACAAGGGCCACAAGGAGATAGCCAAGTTTTTACTGGACCGAGGGGCAGACGTCAACCGGAAAAGTGTCAAAGGAAACACAGCCCTCCACGACTGCGCTGAATCCGGCAGCTTGGACATCATGAAGATGTTGCTCAAGTGTAGCGCTCGCATGGAAAGGGATGGTTATGGAATGACCCCACTGCTAGCTGCGAGTGTGACGGGACACACCAACATTGTGGAGTACCTTGCCCACCAGCCCCGCACTTCCAGGGAGGAACGTATAGATGCGCTCGAACTCCTCGGCGCCACTTTTGTGGACAAGAAGAGGGATCTGTTGGGAGCGATGAAATACTGGAGACGGGCCATGGAGCTGAGGCAGCCGGGGGAACAAGCAGGGTGCCTGACTAAGCCTCCACCCGGGCCCCCCATACCTGCATATGGCTGTGCACAGGAGGTTAACAGTGCTGAAGAACTGGAAGCTCTGATCACAGACCCCGACGAGATGAGGATGCAGGCCCTTTTGGTTCGCGAGCGCATCCTGGGACCATCCCACCCTGACACCTCCTATTACATCCGTTACCGGGGGGCCGTCTACGCAGACTCGGGCAATTTTGAAAGATGCATCAGCTTGTGGAAGTACGCTTTAGATATGCAGCAGAGCAACCTGGACCCACTCAGCCCCATGACGGCCTCTAGTTTCTTATCCTTTGCTGAGCTCTTCTCCTTTGTCCTCCAAGACCGCGCAAAGGGCACCCTGTCCACACGCATCACCTTCCACGATCTGATGACCGTGTTGGGTAAAAGCGTGCGGGAGGTGGAGCGAGCCGTGGCGCAGAAAGACAATCCACCAGAGGCTCCTCAATTCACCAAGGCACTCGCCATTATTCTCCATCTCATCTTCCTGCTGGAGAAGCTGGAGTGCAACGCGCAGCAGGAGCACCAGAAGAAGCACACGGTCTACCGCCTGCTGAAGCTGAACCCTCGCGGCCGTTGCGGATTCACGCCGCTCCACATGGCCGTGGACAAGGAGACAACATCGGTGGGACGCTACCCCGTCGGCCGCTTCCCCTCCCAGGCGGTGGCGGCACTGCTGCTGGAGTGCGGCGCTGACGTGGACGCGCGGGACTGCGAGAACAACACGCCGCTGCACATCGCCGCCTGCAACAGCTGTCCGGAGATCATGGCGCTTCTCATGAAAGCCGGGGCGCACTTCGACGCCACCAACGCGCAGAGGAAGGCGGCATACGAGCTGTTAGATGAGCACAATATCAGCCACCCGGCTCTCTACCCGCTTAACTACATCACCCTTCAGTGCCTGGCGGCTCGCGCTGTTGAAAAGCACAGACTTCCTTACAGGGGACTCATCTCGGAGGAGATGGAAGCCTTCATTGAGCTGCACTGA